In Helianthus annuus cultivar XRQ/B chromosome 3, HanXRQr2.0-SUNRISE, whole genome shotgun sequence, a single window of DNA contains:
- the LOC110930779 gene encoding pentatricopeptide repeat-containing protein At5g59600, with product MKYPFLSNHNPFSPHHFAASLQKCLKSKSLNPCKQIHALILTSGTDMNHYSLHSKLVGVYASCGCFTSAYSMFQITPNLNVFAYNWIIFSLTFNGCFEEAIKYFTLLQKARNVVPNSYTFSFLLKCCVGMRDLRKGKEVHCMVNKFGLQFDSSVVNGLIDMYCKCGCLSYARKVFDKMPEPDVVSWTNMISAYSYAGRLQESQFLFERMKLAGLEPNEFTWNALITAYARIGDCDGALTSFSKMSRTGLVPDVVTWNAIISGFVQSEKTAEAVELFRDMLVAGVKPNPITITGLLPAFGSTGSVKNGKEIHGLVYRTNMYANVFVATALIDMYSKCGYAKHARNVFNVTPFKNIASWNAMIGCYGKHGMVDSAIELLDKMEDENVQPNQVTLTCVLASCSHGGLVNKGLTLFKSMRESQRVEIRHEHYACVIDILCRSGKIEEAYGLVQELRTEVTDSMIGAFLNGCVVYNRPDLAKKVGEIVMKMEVKAPGGFVTLSNIYAGEGEWAKVAELREVMKLQGVQKQPGFSSVYNNI from the coding sequence ATGAAGTACCCGTTTCTTTCAAACCACAACCCTTTTTCACCTCATCACTTTGCCGCCTCACTACAAAAATGCCTGAAATCAAAATCATTAAACCCGTGCAAGCAAATTCACGCGCTCATCCTAACATCAGGGACCGACATGAATCATTATTCTCTACATTCAAAACTGGTAGGTGTTTACGCAAGCTGCGGTTGTTTCACTTCCGCATATTCAATGTTTCAGATAACCCCCAATTTGAACGTTTTTGCTTACAATTGGATCATTTTTTCCTTAACGTTCAATGGGTGTTTCGAAGAAGCGATAAAGTACTTCACTTTACTTCAAAAAGCAAGAAATGTTGTTCCTAATAGTTATACGTTTTCGTTTCTGTTGAAGTGTTGTGTCGGTATGAGGGATTTACGAAAGGGGAAAGAGGTTCATTGTATGGTTAATAAGTTCGGGTTGCAGTTTGATTCATCTGTGGTTAATGGTTTGATTGATATGTATTGTAAGTGTGGGTGTTTATCTTATGCACGcaaagtgtttgataaaatgcctgaACCAGATGTTGTGTCTTGGACGAATATGATTTCTGCGTATTCTTACGCGGGTCGGCTCCAGGAATCGCAGTTTCTGTTTGAAAGAATGAAACTAGCAGGGTTGGAGCCTAATGAGTTTACATGGAACGCGCTTATAACCGCGTATGCTAGAATCGGAGATTGTGACGGTGCGCTTACTTCGTTTTCTAAAATGAGTAGAACCGGTTTAGTTCCTGATGTAGTTACATGGAACGCAATTATTTCCGGATTTGTTCAAAGTGAAAAAACAGCCGAAGCCGTTGAGTTATTTAGAGACATGTTGGTAGCCGGAGTCAAGCCCAACCCGATAACCATCACGGGCTTACTTCCTGCATTCGGGTCAACGGGCTCGGTTAAGAACGGTAAAGAAATTCACGGACTGGTCTATAGAACAAACATGTATGCGAATGTTTTTGTAGCTACTGCACTTATCGATATGTACTCTAAATGTGGGTACGCCAAACACGCGAGAAACGTGTTCAACGTCACGCCATTCAAGAACATTGCTTCATGGAATGCGATGATCGGATGTTACGGGAAACACGGGATGGTTGATTCCGCTATCGAATTGTTGGATAAAATGGAAGACGAAAACGTGCAGCCGAATCAAGTGACACTAACATGTGTTCTTGCTTCTTGTAGCCATGGTGGGTTGGTCAACAAAGGTTTGACTTTATTCAAGTCAATGAGAGAAAGTCAACGGGTCGAGATAAGACACGAGCATTACGCTTGTGTTATTGACATTCTTTGTCGGTCTGGGAAGATTGAAGAAGCGTATGGTTTGGTTCAAGAGTTGCGTACGGAAGTGACTGATTCGATGATCGGTGCGTTCTTGAACGGGTGTGTGGTTTATAACAGACCGGATTTGGCTAAAAAAGTGGGCGAAATTGTGATGAAAATGGAGGTGAAAGCACCAGGTGGGTTTGTTACTCTGTCTAATATTTATGCTGGTGAAGGAGAGTGGGCAAAAGTTGCAGAGTTAAGAGAAGTGATGAAGTTGCAAGGGGTTCAAAAGCAACCTGGATTTAGTTCTGTGTACAACAATATAtag